In one Terriglobia bacterium genomic region, the following are encoded:
- a CDS encoding 1-acylglycerol-3-phosphate O-acyltransferase: MAASTPLPPLDLAAARARVLEILRALLEELGSQGALPILSPDSHLDRDLGLGSLERVELMARLENAFAVHLPDSVIADAGTPEEMARALLRLLPGEDGPGAAAGSPISGVRAAVTAQLLHRAAAAGAGRMVEGAETLMDVFRHRAVHDAGRAHLHINEEGAESGQEITLTFGELHAAAQQCAAELARRGVPAGGRVALMLPTSREFFVTFAGILLAGAVPVPIYPPFRADRIEEYAARQAAILNNAEVCLLLTFRRAEAVARLLQPRVRSLAAVADARKFLAAAEAAPPPAPGALPAHLSGSRARKGSDLALLQYTSGSTGDPKGVMLTHANLLATMRAIGESLELRADDVGVSWLPLYHDMGLIGAWLTLLHFGLPLAVMSPLAFLTRPERWLWAFQKHRGTIAAAPNFAYELCVRKIADRDIAGLDLRSWRAALNGAEPVHPETLARFAERFAPHGFRPEAMLPVYGLAEAALAVTMPPVGRGPRVDRIERETFAAEGRAVPAAEDDATAITFVSSGPAVAGHEVCVVDELGNEQPERLEGFLWFRGPSATAGYYRNVAATEKLFPAGLPVPGGDFAWVNSGDRAYRAEGEIYITGRVKDIIIKGGRNIYPHEVEEMAGRAEGIRKGCVVAFGLRDAGSGTEKLVIVAESRASDAAARARIAAAVTERVNEGLGLPPDRIELVPAGSIPKTSSGKLRRDETKQLYLDGELTARKPPAWLQIARLGAAGAARSSVRGVTTGSRRVLRTLYGIYAAVVFFVWIVPAWTIVQFIHDHRAAGRYTSAAVKLFLGLAGCRVRVVNREYLEAPGAKIYVSNHTSYFDVLPLMAGLGVPYRFVSKMEVHNMPFIGTFLKKMGHLAFDRSNAEARLQQEQEMEELLRRGESIFVFPEGTFTSDDGIRPFQLGAFKAAVATGVPLVPVSLAGTRKFLRDGTFLPRPSRVTITLSPPIRPQNSSIAASGESADWHELIRLRDACRTAIVEHSGESLL, from the coding sequence GTGGCCGCTTCCACTCCGCTTCCGCCCCTCGATCTGGCTGCCGCACGCGCGCGCGTCCTGGAGATTCTACGCGCCCTGCTCGAAGAGCTGGGCAGCCAGGGCGCCCTGCCGATCCTGTCTCCCGATTCGCACCTCGACCGCGACCTCGGCCTGGGCAGCCTGGAGCGCGTGGAGCTGATGGCGCGCCTGGAAAACGCCTTTGCCGTGCACCTTCCGGACAGCGTGATCGCCGACGCCGGCACCCCGGAGGAAATGGCCCGGGCGCTGCTGCGCCTCCTGCCGGGGGAAGACGGCCCTGGCGCAGCCGCGGGCAGCCCCATTTCCGGAGTGCGCGCCGCGGTGACCGCGCAATTGCTGCATCGCGCAGCCGCGGCGGGCGCCGGGCGCATGGTGGAGGGCGCCGAGACGCTGATGGACGTCTTCCGCCACCGCGCGGTGCACGACGCCGGCCGCGCCCATCTGCACATCAACGAAGAAGGCGCCGAGAGCGGGCAAGAAATCACACTCACGTTCGGCGAGCTGCACGCCGCGGCGCAGCAGTGCGCGGCGGAACTGGCGCGCCGCGGCGTTCCCGCGGGCGGCCGCGTGGCCCTGATGCTCCCGACCTCGCGCGAATTCTTCGTCACCTTCGCCGGGATTCTCCTGGCCGGCGCGGTCCCCGTGCCCATCTACCCGCCGTTTCGCGCGGACCGCATCGAAGAGTACGCCGCGCGCCAGGCGGCCATCCTCAACAATGCCGAAGTCTGCCTGCTCCTGACCTTCCGCCGCGCCGAGGCCGTGGCCCGCCTGCTCCAGCCGCGCGTGCGCTCGCTGGCAGCCGTTGCCGACGCGCGCAAATTTCTCGCCGCCGCGGAAGCCGCGCCGCCCCCCGCGCCCGGCGCACTGCCCGCGCACCTCAGCGGCAGCCGCGCGCGCAAAGGCAGCGACCTGGCCCTGCTGCAGTACACTTCCGGCTCGACCGGCGACCCCAAGGGCGTCATGCTCACCCACGCCAACCTCCTGGCCACCATGCGGGCCATCGGCGAATCCCTGGAGCTGCGCGCCGATGACGTCGGCGTGAGCTGGCTGCCCCTGTACCACGACATGGGGCTGATTGGGGCGTGGCTCACGCTGCTCCATTTCGGCCTGCCCCTGGCGGTGATGTCTCCGCTGGCCTTCCTGACCCGCCCCGAGCGCTGGCTGTGGGCCTTCCAAAAACATCGCGGGACCATCGCCGCCGCCCCCAATTTCGCCTACGAGCTCTGCGTGCGCAAGATTGCGGACCGCGACATCGCCGGGCTGGACCTCCGCTCCTGGCGCGCCGCGCTCAATGGCGCGGAGCCCGTGCACCCAGAAACCCTGGCGCGCTTCGCCGAGCGCTTCGCCCCGCACGGCTTTCGGCCCGAGGCCATGCTCCCGGTCTACGGCCTGGCCGAAGCCGCGCTGGCCGTGACCATGCCCCCGGTGGGCCGCGGCCCGCGCGTGGACCGCATCGAACGCGAAACCTTCGCCGCCGAAGGCCGCGCCGTCCCCGCCGCGGAGGACGACGCCACGGCCATTACCTTCGTCTCCTCGGGCCCCGCCGTGGCCGGCCACGAAGTGTGCGTCGTGGACGAACTCGGCAACGAGCAGCCCGAGCGCCTGGAGGGTTTCCTGTGGTTCCGCGGCCCCTCGGCCACCGCCGGCTACTACCGCAACGTCGCGGCCACCGAAAAACTTTTTCCCGCCGGCCTGCCCGTTCCCGGCGGCGACTTCGCCTGGGTGAATTCCGGCGACCGCGCCTACCGCGCCGAGGGCGAGATCTACATCACCGGCCGCGTGAAGGACATCATCATCAAGGGCGGCCGCAACATCTATCCGCACGAGGTGGAAGAGATGGCCGGGCGCGCCGAAGGCATCCGCAAGGGCTGCGTGGTGGCCTTCGGCTTGCGCGACGCGGGCAGCGGCACGGAAAAACTGGTGATCGTCGCGGAATCGCGCGCCAGCGACGCCGCGGCCCGCGCCCGGATTGCCGCCGCCGTCACCGAGCGCGTGAACGAGGGCCTGGGTTTGCCGCCGGACCGCATCGAGCTGGTGCCCGCCGGCAGCATCCCCAAAACCTCCAGCGGCAAGCTGCGCCGCGACGAAACCAAGCAGCTCTATCTCGACGGCGAGCTCACCGCGCGCAAGCCCCCCGCCTGGCTGCAGATCGCGCGCCTCGGCGCCGCCGGCGCCGCGCGCAGTTCCGTGCGCGGGGTCACCACGGGCTCGCGCCGCGTCCTGCGGACGCTCTACGGCATCTACGCCGCCGTCGTGTTCTTCGTGTGGATCGTCCCGGCATGGACCATCGTGCAGTTCATCCACGACCACCGCGCCGCGGGACGCTACACCTCCGCCGCCGTGAAGCTTTTTCTCGGCCTGGCGGGCTGCCGCGTGCGCGTGGTCAACCGCGAATACCTGGAAGCGCCCGGCGCCAAGATCTACGTCTCCAATCACACCAGCTATTTCGACGTGCTCCCGCTGATGGCCGGCCTCGGGGTGCCCTACCGCTTCGTCTCCAAGATGGAAGTGCACAACATGCCCTTCATCGGCACCTTCCTGAAGAAGATGGGGCACCTGGCCTTCGACCGCAGCAACGCCGAAGCCCGCCTGCAGCAGGAGCAGGAGATGGAAGAGCTGCTGCGCCGCGGCGAATCCATTTTCGTTTTTCCCGAGGGCACGTTCACCAGCGACGACGGCATTCGCCCCTTCCAGCTCGGGGCTTTCAAGGCCGCGGTGGCCACCGGCGTGCCCCTCGTGCCCGTCTCGCTCGCCGGTACCCGCAAGTTCCTCCGCGACGGCACCTTTCTCCCGCGCCCCAGCCGCGTCACCATCACCCTCTCCCCGCCCATCCGCCCGCAGAACTCCAGCATTGCCGCTTCCGGAGAATCCGCGGACTGGCACGAGCTGATCCGCCTGCGCGATGCCTGCCGCACCGCCATCGTCGAGCATTCCGGCGAGTCGTTGCTCTAA
- a CDS encoding energy transducer TonB: MPVQHQAVRQEFPGSLSGCLVEGDAAQLAQAQRARRKALGFSLFLQGAALAAVILVPLLWSSERIALAGSRQGIVDVFGSPQRRPDAAQRPSGTKRPAVCAFCPPNVIPNHPPTANSEPGETPPSDFNFPVGPVGPGVPWGDPHGIPYTGDDSRRVPPPPPPATTPTTRRIIGTLKPAMLVRRVEPRYPPLMSQIHRGGRVELRAIIATDGSIQALQVISGDPSFYQSALEAVRQWHYLPTILNGQAVEVETTIEVIYRMQ; encoded by the coding sequence ATGCCTGTCCAACACCAAGCTGTTCGCCAAGAGTTTCCCGGTTCCCTGAGTGGCTGTCTGGTCGAAGGCGATGCCGCGCAGCTGGCCCAGGCCCAGCGGGCGCGGCGCAAGGCGCTGGGATTTTCACTGTTTCTGCAAGGCGCGGCGCTCGCGGCGGTGATCCTGGTGCCGCTGCTCTGGAGCTCGGAGCGCATCGCGCTGGCCGGCAGCCGGCAAGGGATCGTGGATGTATTCGGCAGTCCGCAGCGTCGACCGGACGCGGCGCAGCGCCCGAGCGGCACAAAGCGCCCGGCGGTCTGCGCGTTCTGCCCGCCGAACGTGATCCCCAATCATCCTCCCACAGCAAACTCCGAACCCGGCGAAACGCCGCCCAGTGATTTCAATTTTCCCGTTGGACCGGTCGGGCCGGGAGTTCCCTGGGGCGATCCGCATGGGATTCCGTATACGGGCGACGATTCGCGCCGCGTTCCGCCACCACCGCCTCCCGCAACCACTCCAACAACTCGGCGCATCATCGGCACGCTGAAGCCGGCCATGCTGGTGCGGCGCGTCGAGCCGCGCTATCCGCCGCTGATGAGCCAGATCCACCGCGGCGGGCGCGTGGAACTGCGCGCCATCATTGCCACTGATGGGAGCATTCAGGCCTTGCAGGTGATCAGCGGCGATCCGTCTTTCTACCAGTCGGCGCTGGAAGCGGTGCGGCAGTGGCACTACCTCCCGACGATCCTCAACGGCCAGGCGGTCGAGGTGGAGACAACCATCGAGGTGATTTACCGGATGCAGTGA
- a CDS encoding TIGR00730 family Rossman fold protein has translation MSHSRPKPTHAPPAPHEDARFLKSIPARPIRILSEYLHPLVQLKKQGIGDTIVMFGSARIEAHETAAARLTRLKHVREAKLPAAERPAHRAALRHAKSSVEMSRYYEEARQLSHKITTWALTLGPKPRRFVICSGGGPGIMEAANRGAIEAGGKSIGLSIELPHEQYANPFISPELSFNFHYFFMRKLWFAQIAKALIVFPGGFGTMDELWEMLTLLQTGKIPRHNIVLIYGRKYWDEVMNWKAFLRWGTIREEEYKLLQFADTVDEAFDHIRGGLEKYHMKLDSFLQAY, from the coding sequence ATGTCCCATTCCCGCCCGAAGCCGACGCATGCACCGCCCGCGCCTCACGAAGATGCAAGATTCTTGAAAAGCATTCCCGCGCGGCCGATCCGTATCCTCTCCGAATATCTCCATCCTCTGGTGCAGCTCAAGAAGCAAGGTATCGGCGACACCATCGTGATGTTCGGCTCGGCGCGCATCGAAGCGCACGAGACGGCGGCGGCCCGCCTGACGCGGCTGAAGCATGTGCGCGAAGCCAAGCTGCCTGCGGCGGAACGCCCGGCACACCGCGCGGCGCTGCGTCACGCGAAGAGCTCGGTCGAAATGTCGCGCTACTACGAAGAGGCGCGCCAGCTCTCGCACAAGATCACCACCTGGGCGCTGACCCTCGGTCCCAAGCCGCGGCGTTTCGTGATCTGCTCCGGCGGCGGCCCGGGCATCATGGAGGCCGCGAACCGCGGGGCTATCGAAGCCGGCGGGAAGTCCATCGGTCTGTCCATCGAGCTGCCCCACGAACAGTACGCGAATCCTTTCATCAGTCCGGAGCTGAGCTTCAATTTCCACTATTTCTTCATGCGCAAACTGTGGTTCGCGCAGATCGCCAAGGCCCTGATCGTGTTTCCCGGCGGCTTCGGCACCATGGACGAACTGTGGGAGATGCTCACGCTGCTGCAGACCGGGAAGATCCCCCGGCACAACATCGTGCTGATCTATGGCCGCAAATACTGGGATGAAGTGATGAACTGGAAGGCCTTTCTGCGCTGGGGCACAATCCGCGAGGAGGAGTACAAGCTGCTGCAGTTCGCGGATACCGTGGACGAAGCATTCGACCACATCCGCGGCGGCCTCGAGAAGTACCACATGAAGCTCGATTCCTTCCTGCAAGCGTACTGA
- a CDS encoding VWA domain-containing protein yields MKPLSTSTLTLLLLGLSLAAAPLRAQAPAGPLPPEPGTPLQEAPQAKAPRIQVRVSLVSTPVTVRDKSGQMIHNLAENEFRVLDNGVPQKITHFDLGGDPLSLVLLIENSSRVAPLLPELRKTGILFTQTVMGPTGEAAVVTFNDSVDKLQDFSADAESIEKTIAQLKAGTSGAKLFDAMAVAVEMLSGRGNTTAAGAPAGVPTRRRVLLVVSEATDAGSESKLGEVLRQAQHANVTIYSVGLSTTRAQLQAEPRQTTPQITPPGTFPQPPQPGTVQTPTSEQQRYGNIDLMALVVWAISHVKGQVKDHALEVATTATGGMHVATFRDRSIEKAIDEIGGELHSQYTLSYTPSGASDYGYHEIKVEISRPGLKVRARPGYYLAAPES; encoded by the coding sequence ATGAAGCCACTCTCGACTTCTACCTTGACCCTCCTGCTGCTGGGGCTTTCCCTAGCCGCCGCCCCTCTCCGCGCGCAGGCCCCCGCTGGCCCCCTGCCCCCCGAGCCCGGTACCCCCCTGCAGGAGGCGCCGCAGGCCAAAGCGCCGCGCATTCAGGTGCGCGTCTCCCTGGTGAGCACCCCGGTGACCGTACGCGACAAGAGCGGCCAGATGATCCACAACCTCGCGGAAAACGAGTTTCGCGTCCTGGATAACGGCGTCCCGCAGAAGATCACGCACTTCGATCTCGGCGGCGACCCGCTCTCCCTCGTCCTCCTCATCGAGAACAGCTCGCGCGTCGCCCCGCTGCTCCCGGAGCTGCGCAAGACCGGCATACTCTTCACCCAGACGGTCATGGGCCCCACTGGCGAAGCCGCCGTGGTCACCTTCAACGATTCCGTCGACAAGTTGCAGGATTTTTCCGCGGATGCCGAGAGCATCGAGAAGACCATCGCGCAGCTGAAAGCCGGCACCTCCGGCGCGAAACTCTTCGACGCCATGGCCGTGGCCGTGGAGATGCTCTCCGGCCGCGGCAATACCACGGCTGCGGGCGCGCCGGCCGGCGTTCCCACGCGCCGCCGCGTCCTCCTCGTGGTCTCCGAAGCCACCGACGCGGGCAGCGAGTCCAAGCTCGGCGAAGTCCTGCGCCAGGCGCAGCACGCCAACGTCACTATTTACAGCGTGGGCCTCTCCACCACCCGCGCCCAGTTGCAGGCCGAACCCCGGCAAACCACGCCGCAGATCACCCCGCCGGGCACCTTCCCGCAGCCTCCGCAGCCCGGCACGGTGCAGACCCCCACCAGCGAGCAGCAGCGCTACGGCAACATCGACCTCATGGCTTTAGTCGTCTGGGCCATCAGCCACGTGAAAGGCCAGGTAAAAGATCACGCCCTGGAAGTCGCCACCACCGCCACCGGGGGCATGCATGTCGCCACCTTCCGCGACCGCTCCATCGAGAAGGCCATCGATGAGATCGGCGGCGAGCTGCACTCCCAGTACACCCTCAGCTACACGCCCAGCGGCGCCAGCGACTACGGCTACCACGAAATTAAAGTGGAAATTTCCCGCCCCGGCCTGAAGGTCCGCGCCCGCCCCGGCTACTACCTCGCCGCTCCGGAAAGCTGA
- a CDS encoding antibiotic biosynthesis monooxygenase, giving the protein MSTRTRKKRAPRRRRAAGKSARLPKGAETLIVILRAKEGQATLLEAELRALVAPTRREEGCLRFDLYRAADAPGALLLHEVWASREDHARHTKTPHFLRWNARKDAVLASRESAFWQQML; this is encoded by the coding sequence ATGAGCACACGCACACGGAAGAAGCGGGCCCCCAGGCGCAGGCGCGCCGCGGGGAAGAGCGCGCGGCTGCCGAAGGGCGCCGAGACGCTGATCGTGATTCTGCGCGCCAAGGAAGGGCAGGCCACGCTGCTGGAGGCCGAACTGCGCGCCCTGGTGGCCCCCACGCGCCGCGAAGAGGGCTGCCTGCGCTTCGACTTGTACCGCGCGGCGGATGCCCCCGGCGCGTTGCTGCTGCACGAAGTGTGGGCCAGCCGCGAGGACCACGCGCGGCACACCAAGACGCCGCATTTCCTGCGCTGGAACGCGCGCAAAGACGCGGTGCTGGCCTCGCGCGAGTCCGCCTTCTGGCAGCAGATGCTCTGA
- the gyrA gene encoding DNA gyrase subunit A, with product MADETNTSVMLPVDIEAEMKKSYLDYAMSVIIGRALPDVRDGLKPVHRRILFGMYELGLTSTKSYRKCAKIVGEVLGKFHPHGDSPVYDALVRMAQPFNLRYPLVDGQGNFGSVDGDMPAAMRYTEARLAKIAEELLADIEKETVDFLPNFDETEQEPTVLPTRVPNLLVNGASGIAVGMATNIPPHNLREIVEATVLVVEKPEATLKEVMKLVPGPDLPTGGYIAGREGIEQAYKTGRGSFTMRAKAAIEDAGKDRENIVVTEIPYQVNKSKLIERIADLVQTKKIEGISDVRDESDRDGMRIVIELKRGEESQLILNNLFKHTQMQESFGMILLAIVGGQPKELGLLEFIRLFIEHRRDVIVRRTRFDLRKAEEREHILLGYQIALDHLDNVIRIIRGSANRAEARENLFKYFSNTQVVVNEKGVEKKLAGVTVDRKKYGLTAPAGLSYLQIDAILELQLHRLTQLSIDDILKELKQLRERIAELREILGSEKKLKQVIVSELREIQKTYGDDRRTQIVDKVDEIKLEDLIADTDMLITVSHAGYIKRTAVDTYRHQSRGGKGRIGARTKEEDFVEYLFVASAHSYILLFTSKGRVYWLKVYELPEAAAATRGKAISSLVKFQEDEKLTALVAAHNLEEEGRFVFLATKNGTVKKSALTEFSNPRSTGIIAISLEAKDELIGAKLTDGKQMIFLASHEGQAILFRETEVRSMGRAAGGVNGMDLDKDDYVVSMDAVQPDFEIIAKEHQTTTQNLEELENEHIKDSLTTLMLTVSEKGYGKRTPLAEYRITSRGGKGVVNMKTTERNGSVVGTLQVTEESDVMLITEHGKVIRVHANEIREAGRSTQGVRLLRLDGDDSVAAAAGLQEEDHEEVKK from the coding sequence ATGGCTGACGAGACAAATACATCCGTAATGCTGCCGGTGGATATCGAAGCCGAGATGAAGAAGTCCTATCTCGACTACGCCATGAGCGTGATCATCGGCCGCGCGCTGCCCGACGTGCGCGACGGGCTGAAGCCCGTGCACCGCCGCATCCTCTTCGGGATGTACGAGCTGGGGCTGACGTCCACGAAGTCCTACCGCAAGTGCGCGAAGATCGTCGGCGAAGTACTGGGCAAGTTCCACCCGCACGGCGACTCGCCGGTATACGACGCGCTGGTGCGCATGGCGCAGCCCTTCAACCTGCGCTATCCGCTGGTGGACGGCCAGGGCAACTTCGGCTCGGTGGACGGGGACATGCCGGCGGCGATGCGCTACACGGAAGCGCGCCTGGCGAAAATCGCGGAAGAGCTGCTGGCGGACATCGAGAAGGAAACCGTCGACTTCCTGCCGAACTTCGACGAAACCGAGCAGGAGCCCACGGTCCTGCCGACGCGCGTGCCGAATCTGCTGGTGAACGGGGCCAGCGGCATCGCGGTGGGCATGGCCACGAACATCCCGCCGCACAACCTGCGCGAAATCGTCGAAGCCACCGTGCTGGTGGTGGAAAAGCCGGAAGCCACGCTGAAAGAGGTGATGAAGCTGGTGCCCGGGCCGGATCTGCCGACGGGCGGATACATCGCGGGGCGCGAAGGCATCGAGCAGGCCTACAAGACGGGGCGCGGCAGCTTCACCATGCGCGCCAAGGCGGCGATCGAGGACGCCGGGAAGGACCGCGAGAACATCGTGGTGACGGAAATTCCCTACCAGGTGAACAAGTCCAAGCTGATCGAGCGCATCGCCGACCTGGTGCAGACCAAGAAGATCGAAGGCATCTCCGACGTGCGCGACGAGAGCGACCGCGACGGCATGCGCATCGTCATCGAGCTCAAGCGCGGCGAAGAGTCGCAGCTCATCCTCAACAATCTTTTCAAGCACACGCAGATGCAGGAATCGTTCGGCATGATCCTGCTGGCGATCGTCGGGGGGCAGCCGAAAGAACTGGGGCTGCTGGAGTTCATCCGCCTGTTCATCGAGCACCGCCGCGACGTCATCGTGCGGCGCACGCGCTTCGACCTGCGCAAGGCCGAGGAGCGCGAGCACATCCTGCTGGGCTACCAGATCGCCCTGGATCACCTGGACAACGTCATCCGCATCATCCGCGGATCGGCGAACCGCGCGGAGGCCAGGGAAAACCTGTTCAAGTATTTCAGCAACACGCAGGTGGTGGTCAACGAGAAGGGCGTGGAGAAGAAACTGGCGGGCGTCACCGTGGACCGCAAGAAATACGGGCTCACGGCGCCGGCCGGGCTCTCCTACCTGCAGATCGATGCCATCCTGGAATTGCAACTGCACCGCCTGACGCAGCTCTCCATCGACGACATTCTCAAGGAACTGAAGCAGCTGCGCGAGCGCATCGCCGAACTGCGGGAAATCCTGGGCAGCGAGAAAAAGCTGAAGCAGGTGATCGTCAGCGAGCTGCGCGAGATCCAGAAGACCTACGGGGACGACCGGCGCACGCAGATCGTGGACAAGGTGGACGAGATCAAGCTGGAAGACCTGATCGCGGACACGGACATGCTTATCACCGTGAGCCACGCCGGATACATCAAGCGCACGGCGGTGGACACCTACCGGCACCAGTCGCGCGGGGGCAAGGGGCGCATCGGGGCGCGCACCAAGGAAGAGGATTTCGTCGAATATCTCTTCGTCGCTTCGGCGCACAGCTACATTCTGCTGTTCACCTCCAAGGGCCGGGTGTACTGGCTCAAGGTGTACGAGCTGCCGGAAGCGGCGGCGGCCACGCGCGGCAAGGCCATCTCCAGCCTGGTGAAATTCCAGGAGGACGAGAAGCTGACGGCGCTGGTGGCGGCGCACAACCTGGAGGAAGAGGGCCGCTTCGTCTTTCTGGCCACGAAGAATGGGACGGTGAAGAAGTCGGCGCTGACGGAATTCTCCAACCCGCGCTCGACGGGGATCATCGCCATCAGCCTGGAGGCCAAGGACGAGCTGATCGGGGCCAAGCTGACCGACGGCAAGCAGATGATCTTCCTGGCGAGCCACGAGGGCCAGGCCATTCTCTTCCGGGAGACGGAAGTGCGCTCGATGGGCCGCGCGGCGGGCGGGGTCAACGGCATGGATCTCGACAAGGACGATTACGTGGTGAGCATGGACGCGGTGCAGCCGGACTTCGAGATCATCGCCAAGGAGCACCAGACGACGACGCAAAATCTCGAGGAACTGGAAAACGAGCACATCAAGGATTCGCTGACCACGCTGATGCTGACGGTTTCCGAAAAAGGCTACGGCAAGCGCACCCCGCTCGCGGAATACCGCATCACCTCGCGCGGCGGCAAGGGCGTGGTGAACATGAAGACCACCGAACGCAACGGCTCGGTGGTGGGCACGCTGCAGGTGACCGAAGAATCCGACGTGATGCTGATCACCGAGCACGGCAAAGTGATCCGCGTGCACGCCAACGAAATCCGCGAGGCCGGGCGCTCCACGCAGGGCGTGCGCCTGCTGCGCCTCGACGGGGACGACAGCGTGGCCGCGGCCGCCGGACTCCAGGAAGAAGATCACGAGGAAGTGAAGAAATAG